The window ACGCGATCTGGTCGGGGCGGCTGCGCAGGAAATTCTCGGCCGGCATGCGCGCGAACAGCGCGTCGATGGCTGCATCGTCGTGGCCGCTGGCAAGCAGCAGCGCACGCGCCGCTTCGCGGTTCTCGGCGATGCGTTCGTCGGCGGCCACCGGCTGCCCCAGCCCGCGCCGCAGCGCCAGGCGCGTGGCGGTGTGCAGGTCGGCGAGCAGGCGGTCTTTCCAGCTGTTCCACAGCTTGGGCGAGGTGCCGGCGATATCGGCGCAGGTGAGCAGGTAGAGATGGTCGAGGCGCTGGCGGTCGGCCACCTCGCCGGCAAAACGGTGGATCACCTCGGGATCGGTGATGTCCTGTTTCTGCGCGGTCACCGACATCAGCAGATGCCGACGCACCAGCCATTCCACCAGCGCGGTGTCGGCCTCGGACAATCCCATCGCCTCGCAGAACGCGCGCGCATCCACCGCGCCGAGTTCGGAATGATCGCCGCCCCGGCCCTTGCCGATGTCGTGGAACAGGCCGGCCAGCAGCAGCAGTTCCGGCTTGCGCAGCGAGGGCCAGACCTGATGCGCGATGGAGAAGCGCGGATCGGGCTCGCCGCTGGCGAAGCCGGCCAGATTGCGCAGCACCGCCAGCGTGTGCTGGTCGACGGTGAACACGTGGAACAGGTCGAACTGCATCCGCCCGGACACGCGCTGGAACGCCGGAATCCAGCGCCCCAGCACGCCCGCGCGGGCCATGCGCTCCAGCGTCTGCACCGGCTGCGGGCCGCGCAGCAGCTGCATGAACGCCTCGCGCAGCGCGGGCGATGCGTCGGTGTAGGCGGGAATCTGCGGCAGCTCCTGCGCCAGCTCGCGCGCGGTCTGCGAGTGCAGGCCGCGCAGCGACGGATCGACGGCCCACGCGGCGAACAGCGCAAAGATGTGCGCAGGATCGCTGCCCAGCCAGCCCGGCACGCGCGCGGCCAGATACCCGCTGCGGCGCTCGAACTCGGCGTCGATGGGTTCGGGCGCGGCGACACCCTCGAAATGTTCCTCGAAGCGTTGCAGCAGCCGGTCGCCGATCCGCCGCACCACCGCCGCGCTGCGGTAGAAGCCCTGCATCATCTTCTCGACGCCGAGCGAGTCGGCATCGTCGGCATAGCCCAGCCGCGCGGCCAGCAGCTTCTGGTAATCGAAGCGCAGCCGCTCCTCGCGCCGCCCCGCCACCAGGTGCAGGCCGTAGCGCAGCCGGCACAGCGCGCGGCGTTCGCGCTCCAGCGCGGCGGCCTCGTCCCAGCCCAGCCGGCCCAGCTCGATGAGCTTGTCCAGCGTGTGCACGCCGAGGCTGCGCAGCGCCAGCCAGCCCAGCAGGTGCAGGTCGCGC is drawn from Thermomonas brevis and contains these coding sequences:
- the glnD gene encoding [protein-PII] uridylyltransferase, whose product is MSAQAGDDPAWSAAAKAALAQADARLARRFDAGARADRLIALRARAVDVQVRAAWRRCIPADAPLALFAVGGYGRGELFPQSDVDLLVLAEPDAQQTWQAALARFIALLWDAGLQASHAVRSAGECTEAAADQSVLTALIEARPLAAGEDEAARLAEVLSPQKVWPPEDFYEAKLEEQRLRHARFGDTSDNLEPNLKDGPGGLRDLHLLGWLALRSLGVHTLDKLIELGRLGWDEAAALERERRALCRLRYGLHLVAGRREERLRFDYQKLLAARLGYADDADSLGVEKMMQGFYRSAAVVRRIGDRLLQRFEEHFEGVAAPEPIDAEFERRSGYLAARVPGWLGSDPAHIFALFAAWAVDPSLRGLHSQTARELAQELPQIPAYTDASPALREAFMQLLRGPQPVQTLERMARAGVLGRWIPAFQRVSGRMQFDLFHVFTVDQHTLAVLRNLAGFASGEPDPRFSIAHQVWPSLRKPELLLLAGLFHDIGKGRGGDHSELGAVDARAFCEAMGLSEADTALVEWLVRRHLLMSVTAQKQDITDPEVIHRFAGEVADRQRLDHLYLLTCADIAGTSPKLWNSWKDRLLADLHTATRLALRRGLGQPVAADERIAENREAARALLLASGHDDAAIDALFARMPAENFLRSRPDQIAWQAAALRDARAGEPVVASRAMAGRDGRDGLDVLVHMPDQDGLFAAIVIALDRLGMSVLQARVLDGPDGTIFDTFHVLPAEQRQAPEPALLAASLARALGGDLSRMLPARRSQPQHLRHFRVAPQLDFAEIAGGTRIGLICTDRPGLLADVARVLREQHLRVHDARIATFGERAEDLLLVSDEHNHPLAPDRCDALRAALLAALDGDKR